The Kineococcus endophyticus region TCAGCAGCAGGATCGGGCGGGGCAGCAGCCCGCCCCGGCCCCGCAGGTGCCCACCGCACCGCGCGCCGCCGCGGGGGAGGCCCCCGTGCAGACCGCGCCGGTCGTCCTGGCCGGCAGCCCGGCCGTCACCCAGCCGATCGCCCCGCCCGTGACCGCTGCGGCGCAGCCGGTCCCGGCCGCGGTGGCCGACGACGCGGGGGTGCCCGCGGGTCTGCTGCCGACGGCCGTCCCGTCCGTGACCGGTACCGGGACGGTGACCGCGCCGGCGGGCGCCCAGGCGTCGACGCCGCCGGTCCCACTGCCCCTGGCCAACCCCGCCGCGTTCGCCCAGGGCGTCGCCGGGCGCCTGGAGGACCTGCCCGCGGCCGACGCCGTGCACCGCATGTCGGTCGAGGTGAACCCGCAGGGCCTCGGCCCGGTGAAGGTGACCGCCGAGGTGAGCGGAGGAGCGCTGCACGTCTCCCTCGCCGGGGCCTCCGAGGCCGCCCGCCACGCGTTGAAGGCCGCCGTGGGCGATCTGCAGCGCGAACTGTCGACCGGCAGCTGGACGCAGACCACGGTCGACGTCCGCGCCGACTCCGGCTCCTCCCAGCAGGGTCGCTCGGCCGACGCACAGTTCGGCGGTCAGCAGGGGTCCTCCTCCGGGCAGCAGGGGTCCGGGCCGCGCTCGGCCGCCGCCGAGGCCGGCGCGAGCGCCCGGTCGGCGTTCTCCGCGGCCGCCGCCGAGCGCCGCAGCGCCCGCGAGGCCGCCGCCGTGGCCGCCGGTCGTGTCGACCTGAGCGTCTGAACCGTTCCAGGCACCGGATGCACCTGAACAGGTGCTGAGAATGCCCCGCCCGGGCTACAGACCGTCACCCGTTCGTCCGAAAGAAGAGGCATGACCATCGACGCGGCCAGCGGGGCGAACCCGTACGCCGGCCTGATCGCCAACTCCGACCTGCTCACGCAGACCACCGCGGCGAAGAACGCCGGCAAGACGGACACCTCCGCGGTGGCGCAGCAGAAGACCAAGGACGACAAGGACATGTTCCTCAAGCTCCTGGTCGCCCAGCTGCGCTACCAGGACCCGTCCAAGCCGGCCGACACGACGCAGTTCATGGCGCAGACCGCGCAGTTCTCCGCGCTGGAGGCCATGCAGGACGTCGCCAAGCAGTCGACGACGATGGTCGCGGCGCAGAACAAGCTGCAGGCCAGCGCCCTCGTCGGCCAGACGGTGTCCTACACCGGCGAGGACGGGACCACGAAGACCGGCGAGGTCCGGTCGGTGTCGTTCGTCCAGGGGTCGGCCGGTGGCACGAACGGCGAGCCGGTCCTGAACGTCGACGGCGTCAGCGTCGTCCTCTCCAAGATCGCCGGCGTCAACGCCGCGGGCACGGCGGCGGGCACCACCACCACCGCCGGCACCACGGCTACGACTCCCGCCTCGAGCACCTCGGGCACCCCTGCCGCGGGCTCCACCACGAACCCCACCACGGGTTCGACGCAGTCCGCCTGACCCCTCCAGTTCCCCGTCAGCCCCCTCGAAAGGTCTGAAGCATGCTCCGCTCCATGTTCTCCGGTGTCAGCGGTCTCCGTTCGCACCAGACGATGATGGACGTCGTCGGCAACAACATCGCCAACGTCAACACCGCCGGCTTCAAGAGCTCCGGCGTCGTCTTCGCCGACACGCTCTCGCAGCTCACCAAGGCCGCCGGCGCCCCCACCGACGCCAACGGCGGGACGAACCCCTCCCAGGTCGGCCTCGGTGTCCGCGTCCAGGCCATCACGCAGAACATGTCGCAGGGTTCCGCGCAGGCCACGGGCAAGTCCACCGACCTGATGCTGCAGGGCGACGGGATGTTCGCCGTCCAGCAGGGCGACGGCGTGTTCTACACCCGAAACGGGTCCTTCACGCTTGACGCTCAGGGATCGATCGTGACCAACGACGGTGCGTACGTCATGGGCTGGAAGCCGGATGGGAACGGCAATGTCAACACCAACGGCCAGATCTCCAAGCTGGTCATTCCCTCCGACACCGTCATGCCGGCGCAGGAGACGAAGACCGCCAAGGTGACGGGGAACCTTGACCGCACGTTCAGTGCGGGTACTGGTGCGCAGAAGGTGACGACTTCCTTCACTGCGTACGACGAGCAGGGTGTCGCGACCCAGGTCTACGTGCGGTTCACCAACACGTCGACGTCCACCACGCCGAGCAACGTGTGGAACGTCGCATATTCCACCACTGGCACCGATGATGCGAGCTTCCAGACGTTGGCCGGTGTGACGTTGGACTACAGCAGCTGGACCGACACCGACGGCACCGTCTACAAGGACGGCCAGAAGGCCAAGGTCACGGGCACGCTGGCGGTTCCTTTCGGCACGGGCAACAGCGCCGCTGTCAACGTCGATGGTCTGTCCGGGTACGTGGGCACCAGTGGCAAGAGCAGCATTCAGACTGCTCAGAACGGTGCCCCCATCGGCACCCTGACGAGCTACTCCTTCGGCACGGACGGCGTCATCACCGGTTCGTACTCCAACGGGTACAAGCAGACACTGGGCCAGGTCGCGATCGCGTCCTTCAACAATGCTGCCGGGCTCCGCAAGGAGGGCAACTCCCTCTACAGCGTGTCGACGAACTCGGGGAACCCCGTCTACGGCATCGCCGGCCAGGCCGGCCGTGGTGGCCTCCTCGCCGGCTCGCTGGAGATGTCGAACGTCGACCTCTCCGCCGAGTTCACCAACCTGATCCTCGCCCAGCGCGGCTTCCAGGCGAACTCGAAGGTCATCACGGCCTCCGACGAGATCCTGCAGGACCTGGTCAACCTCAAGCGCTGACCCTGACCGACCGAACACCCTCCCGGAAGCCCTTCCGGGAGGGTGTTCGCTTGTCCGGCACCACGTGCCGGCGACGACGGAGAGTGACTGCCGGCGCGGCGTTAGCACGAACGGGTGCACCGTGCAAGCCCCTCTCAGGTCCACAGACCGCACGCCGATGGACAGGGTGGAACCACCCAGCCCACGGACGGGCGCACCCCGCCTCCACCGCCAAGGACGGACCCCACGTGATCCTCGTGACTCGCCTCAACGGGTCGGTGTTCGCTGTGAACCCCGATCTGATCCAGCGCGTCGACTCGACCCCCGACACGGTCATCACCCTGGTCGACGGTGCGAAGTTCGTCGTCACCGAGCCCCTGACCGAGCTCGTCGAGCGCGTGATGGCCTTCCGCGCGCGGGTCGTCGCGACCGCGCACTCCCTGGAGGAGACGGGGACGGCGCACGTCCTCGAGCTGCCGACCCACACGGGCCAGAACGACCAGACCAGTGACCACCCCAGCGGTGCGGACGGCGACCTGCCGGCCCCGGTCCCGCTGCACCGCAGGAGGCCGTGAGCCATGGACTTCGCAACCATCGGCGGTCTGATCATCGCCGCGGCCGCCATCCTCTGGACGCAGAACCACGAGGGCGGTAGCCCCACCGACATCCTGCTGCCCGGTCCGCTCGTCCTGGTCTTCATCGGCTCGCTCGGCGTCGGCCTCATGGGTGGCACCCTCAAGGACGGCATCGCCTCCCTGAAGGCCCTGCAGAAGGCCTTCCTGGGCAAGCCGAAGAACTCCGGCGAGACCGTCGCCGTCATCGTCAAGATGGCCGAGCGCGCACGCCGCGAGGGCCTGCTGGCCCTCGAGGACGCCATCAAGGAGGTCGACGACGAGTTCCTGCGCGACGGCCTGCAGACCGCCATCGACGGCACCGACCCCGACGAGCTCTACGAGATCCTCTCGGCGCAGATCCAGGCCAAGAAGGCCAACGACAAGCAGGTCGCCAAGTTCTGGGGCGACCTGGGCGGTTACGCCCCCTCGGTCGGCATCGTCGGGACGGTCATCTCCCTCACCGTCGTGCTGCAGAACCTGTCCGACGCCGGGTCGCTCGGCCCGATGATCGCCTCGGCGTTCGTCGCGACCCTGTGGGGTGTGGCCAGCGCCAACGTCTTCTTCCTGCCCGTGCAGACCCGCCTGAACCGCCTCTCCGGTCTGGAGACCGCGCAGATGGAGCTGGTCGTCGAGGGCATCCTCGCGATCCAGGCCGGCTCCAACCCGCGCTCGGTGGCGAAGAAGCTCGAGAGCCTGCTGCCCCCGGGCACCGCGGTTCCGGACAAGAAGGCGGCCTGATGTCCGCAGCGCACAAGCGGCGTCACAAGCACGAGGAGCACGAGGAGCACGTCAACCACGAACGGTGGCTGGTCTCCTACGCCGACATGCTGACGGTGCTCATGGCGCTGTTCATCGTCCTGTTCGCCCTCAGCCAGATCGACCAGCTGAAGTTCGCGCAGTTCAAGGACGGCCTGACCAAGGGCACGGCCAACTCCAACCAGGCCGTCTCCGGCAGCGCCGGCGTCCTGGAGGCCGTGAACGGCGACATGCCGATCGACATCAGCCCGAACTCCACGGGACAGCCGCTGCAGCAGAGCATCTCCAGTGAGGACCGCAAGGTCCTGCAGCGCGCGCAGACGCAGCAGCAGCAGCAGGACCTCAACGCCGCCAAGGAGGAGGTCTCGGACTACCGCGCCATCGCCAAGCAGCTGAACGACGCGCTCACGGCCAAGGACGACCAGGACCAGGTCACCTACCGGATCACCTCCGACGGGCTCGTCGTGGGCCTGGTGGCGGACAACGTGTTCTTCGCCAACGCCAGCGCGGACGTGGAGACCAAGGGCCGCGAGGTCCTGGACACCATCGCCCCGATCCTGGCCCAGCTGCCCAACGACATCGCGGTGCAGGGCCACACGAACTCCCTGCCCCTGTCCGGCAGCAGCCGCTACCGGGACAACTGGGACCTGTCCGCGGCCCGCGCCATGACCGTGGTGCAGCGCTTCGCCGCGGCCGGCATGGCCTCGAACCGGCTGTCCGGCACCGGGTACGCCGACTCCCGTCCGCTCTACCCGGACACCGACGACCGCGCCACCACCGGCAACCGCCGCGTGGACCTGGTCGTGGCCTCCCCGAGCTCGGACGCCGTGAAGGCCCTGCTGCCGGAGGTCGCGCAGCAGACCGCCACCGGTGACGGCCCGAAGGAACTGACGGGCACGACCGACACCGTGCCGACGGGCCCCGCCACCAGCGGGGAGACCGCGGCCGACATCTCCGCCGGCATCAAGCCGGACCTGTCCGCGCCCGTCGCGGCGGGCTGACCGACCCCAGACGCAGATCCGAGACTCAGCAGACCCGAAGGAGGCCGACGTGGCCAAGAAGGACAAGGGCGACGGCGAGGCCAAGCCCGGCGGCGCGAAGAAGCTCATCGTCATCGGTGCGGCCGCGGCCGTCCTGCTCGCCGGCGGCACCGGTGCCGGCGTGTTCATGATGACCAAGGGCGACAAGGCCTCGGCGGCGGAGGCGACGCCCACGCCGACCCTGACGCCCGGGACGGTCACCGCGCTGGACCCCATCAGCGTCAACCTCGCCGACGGGCACTACCTCAAGATCGGCGTCGCCCTGCAGGGCGTCGCGGCCGCCGGCGGCGAGGGCCACGGCAGCAAGGACACCCTCGACGGGTCCAAGGCGTACGACATCATCATCAACCAGTACTCCAACCTGTCGATGACCGACCTGGAGAACTCCGAGCAGCGCAACACGTTCAAGGACGAGCTGCAGAAGAAGGTCATCGAGGCCTACACGACCGAGGTCGAGGGGGAGAAGACGCCGGGGGTCATGGGCATCTACCTGACCTCCTTCGTCATGCAGTGACCCCTCGCTGACGCAGCGACCCCGAAGGACCCCGGACGACCCGTCCGGGGTCCTTCGTCGTCCCGCGCCGGGCTCGGCGGGGCGGGTCAAGCGGGACCGTCCGGATGCCGACCCTGAACGGGTGAGTTCCCCCACGACCCACGCCCCCGCCGTGCCCGCGCCCCGGTCGGCCCGCCCCGACGACGCGCCGGCACCCGCCCGTGGCCGCAGCCGCCGCCGGCGCGTGCTCGGGGCGCTGGCCGTCCTGGTGCTGCTGGGCGTGGCCGTCGTCATGCTCCACGGCACGTTCGGCCGCCTGTCCGGCGCCGAGTTCGGTGCCGCGCTGCGCGGTCTCGGACCGGGGGCGCTGCTGCCCGCGGTGGCCCTGACGGCGCTGTCGCTGCTGCTCATGACGGGGTACGACGCCCTGGCCCTGCGGCACGTCGGTCAGCGGTTGGAGTACCGCCGGTACGGTCTGGCCGCCTTCGCCGCGACGGCGCTGGGCAACGGCCTGGGAGCCTCCGCCGTCGTGGGCGCGGCCGTTCGGGCCCGCCTCTACACGCGCTGGGGCGTGCCGGGTGGGGACGTCGCCCGCGTCGTGGCCCTCAACCTCGTCACCCTCGTCCTGGGCGCCGCCGTGCTGGCCGGCGGGGGCGCGCTCGCCGCACCGCACGCCGTCGCCGCCGCGCTGGGCGTCCCCGTCCCCGCCGTGCTCGCCGTGGCCGGGGTGCTCGTCGGCCTCGTCGTGGCGCACCTGGCCTTCGCCGCCGCCGGACCGCGCGAGGTCCGCATCGGCCGCCTCGTCCTGCACCGCCCGACGCTGCCGCTGGCGTGCGGGCAGGTCGTGCTGTCGACGGTGGAGTGGCTGGCGATGGCCTCGGTCCTGTACGTCCTGCTGCCCGCGGCGGGCCGACCGGCGTTCCTGCCCTTCGCCGTCGCCTTCGCCACCGCCACCGTCGCGGGTCTGCTGAGCAGCGCGCCCGGCGGCGTCGGCGTCTTCGAGACCTCGCTGCTGCTGCTCACCGGGCCGATCGGGTCCCCGGCGCAGGTCGCGGCCGCGCTCGTGGTGTACCGCGTCTGCTACTTCCTGCTGCCGGTGCTGCCGGCAGCCGTCCTGCTCGCGCTGCACGAGGCGCGCCGCGGCCGCTGGCTGCAGGTGCTGCGACCGCGCCGGGCCGTCCGCGCGGTGCGCGCCCCGCTGGCCCCGCCCGCCCTGGCCCTGGCGGTCGCCGCCGCCGGGGTGGCCACCCTCGTCGCCGGCGACGTGGCCGGCGCGGTGCCGGCGGGCCTGTCGCGGGCGACGACGGGGCTCGTGGGCCTGGCCGCCGTCCTCCTCGCCGCCGGGCTGCACCGCCGCCTGCGCGGGGCCTGGGCGGCCACCGTCGTCTCGTCCGCCGCCGTCGCGGTGTCCGCGCTCAGCCACGGCGAGCAGGTGTGCGCCGCCGCGGCCACGGCCCTGCTCGTCGCGCTCGTGCTGCGCCGGGCGGCCTTCCACCGCGGCCGGTTCCTGCCCGCCGGGGCCGGCACCGCCCTCCTGGTCCCGGTCGCCGCCACCGTCCTGGTCGCGGGGGCGGTGACCTGGCACGAGGCGCTGGCCGGGGAGACCGCCCCGACCCCGTGGTGGGACCGCCTGCTGCTCGTGGCCGGCGCCGTCGGGATGCTGCTCGGCGGCCGCTGGCTGGCGCGCACCGTCACCGCCGGCCCGCGCCGGGCCCCCGACGCCGGGCCGTGCCCGGTGGAGCTCGCCCGCGTCGACGACCTCGTCGCCCGCTTCGGCAGCTGCCTGTCGCACCTGGCGTTCACCGGCGACAAGCGCTTCCACTTCAGCCCCACCGGTGCCGCCTTCCTCATGTACCAGGTGCGCGGGCGCAGCTGGGTCGTCATGGGCGACCCCGTCGGTGAGGACGAGCAGGTGCGCGACCTCGTCGCCGACTTCGTCGCGCTCGTCGACCGCCACGGCGGGCGGCCGGTCTTCTACAACGTCACCCCCGACCACGCGCAGCTGTACCGGGCGTGCGGGCTGACGCTGGCCAAGCTGGGGGAGGAGGCCGTCGTCGACCTCGACGGCTTCACCCTCGCCGGCAAGGCGCGCGTCGGACTGCGCAACTGCCGCAACAAGTCCCAGCGCATCGGCCTGAGCGTCGAGTTCGTCGCCGCCGCCGACGTCGACCCGCTGCTGCCGCAGCTGCGGGAGGTGTCGCAGGCGTGGCTGACGCACCGCAACGGCCGCGAGAAGCGGTTCTCCCTCGGCGCGTTCGACGAGGACTACGTGCGCCGCTTCCCCCTCGCCGTCGTCCGCCAGGACGGGCGCATCACCGCCTTCGCGACGCTGTGGACCAGCGCCGACGGCCGCGACGTCCAGGTCGACCTCATGCGCCGCCTGCCCGACGGCCCCCGCACCGTCATGACGTACCTGTTCGTGGAGTGCATCCTGTGGGCCCAGGAGCAGGGGTGCGCCACCTTCAACCTCGGCATGGCGCCGCTGGCCGGGCTGCAGGGGGAGCAGGGCCCGGAGTCGGTGTGGGACCTGCTCGGGCACCTCGTCTGGACCCACGGCGAGCGGTTCTACAACTTCCAGGGCCTGCGGACCTTCAAGCAGGGCTTCGCGCCGCGCTGGCAGCCCTGCTACGTCGCCTCGCCCGGGGGCCCGGCCCTGACCAGCGCCATGGTCGACGTCGTCACCCTCGTCGGCGGCGGCGTCCGCGGGGTCCTGCGCGGCTGACGCCCCGTCACCCCTCCCGCCCCCGGCTCCCCCGTCGACGTCGACGGGGGAGCCGTCGTGCACCCGGCGCCGCGTGGGCCGGGGGTGGGCTCGTCGACGCATCGCGCTCGACCTGGGAGCCCGCGGCGTCAGCGCGACCCTCCCGTCTCGACGAGCAGTCGTGGTGTCGTCGTGACGTCCGGCTCACAGGATGAGCGGCTGCTGGAGCCAGCGCGCAGCGCTGGACAACGAGCCACCCCCCAGCCGGCCCCGCGGAGACTTGAGGGACGAGGCCGCCGGACCACCCGTTCGGGCTCGCGCTAAAGGGTGACGGCCGTTCGTGCCGATAGGAAGCGCGTGGCAGCCGAGACCCCCAGCACCGCAGAGCGGACCGGCACCCGTCGCTCCCGGCGACGCGGTGTCCCCGTCCCGTACGACTTCCGACGGCCGACCAAGCTGTCGCGTCAGCACGCCCGCGTGCTCGAGATCACCTACGAGGGCTTCTGCCGTCAGTGGGCGACACTGCTGTCCTCCACCCTGCGCACCACCGTGCAGGTCGAGCTCGACGGCATCCAGCAGTACAGCTACGACGAGTACGCCGCGTCGCTGCCGATGCCGACCGTGATGGCCGTCTTCGACCCCGAGCCGCTGGTCGGCGCGGCGGTGCTGCACATGGACATCGCCTTCGTGCTGTCGTGCATCGAGCGGATGCTCGGCGGCACCGGCGCGAACGAGCAGCCGGCGCGCCAGCTCACCGACATCGAGGCCGTCCTGGCCCGCGGCATGGTCGAGCGCACGCTGGTCGAGCTGGCGTCCTCGCTGCTGACGGTGACCGACCTGAAGCCGAAGCTGACGGCGATCGACCAGAACCCCGCCTTCGCCCAGGCCGCCGCCGCCACCGACGTCATGATCGTCTCCTCGTTCCACCTGCAGGTCGAGGGCGCCTCGGGCACCGCGACCCTGGCCATGCCGCTGGACCCGCTGTCCGCGGCCCTCACCGCGGCCGAGCTGCGGGTCGCCAGCCCCGAGGAGCTGCGGCTGCGGCGCCTCATGCGCGACCGCCTCGACGACCACCTGGAGAACATCCCGGTGGAGGTGTCGGTGCGGATGCAGGCGGCGCAGATGCGCCCCGACGAGATCCTCTCGCTCATCCCCGGCGACGTGCTGCGCCTGCCGCACCGCGCCGAGGAGCCCCTGGAGGTGGTGGCCTCCGGGGCCCACGTCGCCTCCGCCGTGGCCGGTAGCCGCGGAGCCAAACTCGCCTGCCTGATCGTCCCGACCCCCGAGGAGAACGCCCGATGAGCGCCATGACCACCACCGACCTGACCGCGACCCTGCGTGAGGCCGCCCAGGCTGCGCTCGCCGTCCTCCCGCTGTCCGCTCCCGGCACGATCACCGACATCGTTCCGGTCGCGGCCGCCCCCGACCTCGGCGACGAGGGCACCGCGGTCTCGGCGAACTTCGCCGGCGCCGCCAACGGCCGCGTCACCGTCGTCGTGGGGGAGGAGACGCTCGGCACGCTCCTCATGAGCCCCGAGGGCGCCCTCGACCCGGTCGACGCCCTGCGCCCGGCGCTGGAGACCGTCGTGCACTCCCTGGGCCAGTGCGTCCTGGAGGCCGGCGTGGAGGGCGACCCCGCCCAGGCGCTGCGCCAGCTCGACGGCGGCGCCGTCGCGGTCGTCGGCGCGGGCGGGGAGACCCTGGCCCTCATCGGCCTGACCCTCACCGCCCAGCAGGACGTCCCGGCCCCCACCGCGACCGCGACCGCCTCGGCCGCGGCCGCCGGCGGCCCCCGCCGCACGATGGACCTGCTGCGCGACGTGCAGATGGACGTCACCGTCGAGCTCGGCCGCACCCACATGACGGTGCAGGACCTGCTGGCCCTGACGCCGGGCTCGGTCGTGGAGCTGGACCGCGCGGCCGGCTCGCCCGCCGACATCCTCGTCAACGGCCAGCTCATCGCCCGCGGTGAGGTCGTCGTCGTGGACGAGGACTACGCCATCCGCATCACCGAGATCGTCACCCCGGAGGCCGGCGCCTGATGGACGCCGTCGCCGCGATCGCGCGCACGAGCATCTCGCTCGTGGCGGTCCTCGGACTGCTCTACCTGATCTCCCGCTGGCTGCGCCGCCGTCAGGGCGGCGTGGCCGGCGGGGCGGACTTCGCCGTCCTGGCCAAGCAGAGCCTGGGTGCGAAGGCCGCCGTCGCGCTGGTCAAGGTCGGCGACAAGGCCCTCGTCGTCGGGATCTCCGACGGCGGGGTCAACCTCCTCGGCGAGACCGACGTCGCGTCGGTGCTGCCGGTCACCGAGGGTGAGGTCACTCAGCCGGGCGGGTCCCTCAAGGAACCGGCCGGACGTGTCGAGGAGGTGGACATCACCACCTCCGCCACTACTTCCGCCACGGACGAGGCGGACCTGCTCAGCGGCACGGACGCCGTCGCGGCGCACTCCCGGACCGAACCGGTGACGGGCGAGCGCTACCTCCGCAAGGCCGGCGAGACGATCGCCGTGAAGGCCCCGGCCCGTCACACCGCCACCGGTGTGCAGGGTTCGGCGCTCTCCCCGGCCACCTGGTCCAAGGCAGTCGACGTGCTGCGTGAGAGGACGACCCGCAGGTGACGAACTCCCGAGTCCGGCCCCAGACGACCCGGACCACCGCAGCCGCCCGCCGGCTCGCCGCGGCCCTGGTGCTCACCGGGGGACTGGTCGTGGGGGGCGCGTTCAGCGCCCAGGCGGCCGCCCCCGCTGCCACCGGCTCGGTCTCGACCGTGACGCTGGCCGCCGCCCCGGCAGCCTTCGCCACCGGAGTGCAGGCCCCCACGGCCCCGCAGGCTCCGGTCGCGCCGGAGGGCACCGGGTCGGTCTCGGTCGACATCAACGGCGTCGACGGCAAGCCCAGCCAGTCGATCACCATCATCATCGCGCTGACGATCCTGTCGGTGGCGCCCGCGCTGCTGCTGCTCACGACGAGCTTCACCAAGATCCTCATCGTCCTCGGCCTGACCCGCAACGCCCTGGGCCTGCAGGGCACCCCGCCCAACCAGGTCCTCGCCGGCCTGGCGCTGTTCCTGACGATGTTCGTCATGGCGCCGACGTTCAGCCAGATCAACGACGTCGCCGTGCAGCCCTACCTCAAGGGCGAGAAGACCGCGACGGTCTCCTTCGAGGACGGTTCGAAGCCGCTGAAGGAGTTCATGCTCAAGCAGACGCGGCCCGAGGAACTGGCCCTCATGACCAAGGCCGCCAAGCGGGACCTGC contains the following coding sequences:
- the fliP gene encoding flagellar type III secretion system pore protein FliP (The bacterial flagellar biogenesis protein FliP forms a type III secretion system (T3SS)-type pore required for flagellar assembly.) encodes the protein MTNSRVRPQTTRTTAAARRLAAALVLTGGLVVGGAFSAQAAAPAATGSVSTVTLAAAPAAFATGVQAPTAPQAPVAPEGTGSVSVDINGVDGKPSQSITIIIALTILSVAPALLLLTTSFTKILIVLGLTRNALGLQGTPPNQVLAGLALFLTMFVMAPTFSQINDVAVQPYLKGEKTATVSFEDGSKPLKEFMLKQTRPEELALMTKAAKRDLPTTREETPLTTLVPAFALSELRSAFIIGFVIFIPFLVIDIVVSGALMSLGMMMLPPVTVSLPFKLLLFVMVDGWGLIIKSLVSSYAG
- a CDS encoding flagellar FlbD family protein — encoded protein: MILVTRLNGSVFAVNPDLIQRVDSTPDTVITLVDGAKFVVTEPLTELVERVMAFRARVVATAHSLEETGTAHVLELPTHTGQNDQTSDHPSGADGDLPAPVPLHRRRP
- a CDS encoding OmpA/MotB family protein, yielding MSAAHKRRHKHEEHEEHVNHERWLVSYADMLTVLMALFIVLFALSQIDQLKFAQFKDGLTKGTANSNQAVSGSAGVLEAVNGDMPIDISPNSTGQPLQQSISSEDRKVLQRAQTQQQQQDLNAAKEEVSDYRAIAKQLNDALTAKDDQDQVTYRITSDGLVVGLVADNVFFANASADVETKGREVLDTIAPILAQLPNDIAVQGHTNSLPLSGSSRYRDNWDLSAARAMTVVQRFAAAGMASNRLSGTGYADSRPLYPDTDDRATTGNRRVDLVVASPSSDAVKALLPEVAQQTATGDGPKELTGTTDTVPTGPATSGETAADISAGIKPDLSAPVAAG
- a CDS encoding motility protein A, with translation MDFATIGGLIIAAAAILWTQNHEGGSPTDILLPGPLVLVFIGSLGVGLMGGTLKDGIASLKALQKAFLGKPKNSGETVAVIVKMAERARREGLLALEDAIKEVDDEFLRDGLQTAIDGTDPDELYEILSAQIQAKKANDKQVAKFWGDLGGYAPSVGIVGTVISLTVVLQNLSDAGSLGPMIASAFVATLWGVASANVFFLPVQTRLNRLSGLETAQMELVVEGILAIQAGSNPRSVAKKLESLLPPGTAVPDKKAA
- a CDS encoding flagellar hook capping FlgD N-terminal domain-containing protein, with the translated sequence MTIDAASGANPYAGLIANSDLLTQTTAAKNAGKTDTSAVAQQKTKDDKDMFLKLLVAQLRYQDPSKPADTTQFMAQTAQFSALEAMQDVAKQSTTMVAAQNKLQASALVGQTVSYTGEDGTTKTGEVRSVSFVQGSAGGTNGEPVLNVDGVSVVLSKIAGVNAAGTAAGTTTTAGTTATTPASSTSGTPAAGSTTNPTTGSTQSA
- a CDS encoding flagellar basal body-associated FliL family protein, with the protein product MAKKDKGDGEAKPGGAKKLIVIGAAAAVLLAGGTGAGVFMMTKGDKASAAEATPTPTLTPGTVTALDPISVNLADGHYLKIGVALQGVAAAGGEGHGSKDTLDGSKAYDIIINQYSNLSMTDLENSEQRNTFKDELQKKVIEAYTTEVEGEKTPGVMGIYLTSFVMQ
- a CDS encoding FliO/MopB family protein; its protein translation is MDAVAAIARTSISLVAVLGLLYLISRWLRRRQGGVAGGADFAVLAKQSLGAKAAVALVKVGDKALVVGISDGGVNLLGETDVASVLPVTEGEVTQPGGSLKEPAGRVEEVDITTSATTSATDEADLLSGTDAVAAHSRTEPVTGERYLRKAGETIAVKAPARHTATGVQGSALSPATWSKAVDVLRERTTRR
- a CDS encoding flagellar hook protein FlgE yields the protein MFSGVSGLRSHQTMMDVVGNNIANVNTAGFKSSGVVFADTLSQLTKAAGAPTDANGGTNPSQVGLGVRVQAITQNMSQGSAQATGKSTDLMLQGDGMFAVQQGDGVFYTRNGSFTLDAQGSIVTNDGAYVMGWKPDGNGNVNTNGQISKLVIPSDTVMPAQETKTAKVTGNLDRTFSAGTGAQKVTTSFTAYDEQGVATQVYVRFTNTSTSTTPSNVWNVAYSTTGTDDASFQTLAGVTLDYSSWTDTDGTVYKDGQKAKVTGTLAVPFGTGNSAAVNVDGLSGYVGTSGKSSIQTAQNGAPIGTLTSYSFGTDGVITGSYSNGYKQTLGQVAIASFNNAAGLRKEGNSLYSVSTNSGNPVYGIAGQAGRGGLLAGSLEMSNVDLSAEFTNLILAQRGFQANSKVITASDEILQDLVNLKR
- the mprF gene encoding bifunctional lysylphosphatidylglycerol flippase/synthetase MprF codes for the protein MSSPTTHAPAVPAPRSARPDDAPAPARGRSRRRRVLGALAVLVLLGVAVVMLHGTFGRLSGAEFGAALRGLGPGALLPAVALTALSLLLMTGYDALALRHVGQRLEYRRYGLAAFAATALGNGLGASAVVGAAVRARLYTRWGVPGGDVARVVALNLVTLVLGAAVLAGGGALAAPHAVAAALGVPVPAVLAVAGVLVGLVVAHLAFAAAGPREVRIGRLVLHRPTLPLACGQVVLSTVEWLAMASVLYVLLPAAGRPAFLPFAVAFATATVAGLLSSAPGGVGVFETSLLLLTGPIGSPAQVAAALVVYRVCYFLLPVLPAAVLLALHEARRGRWLQVLRPRRAVRAVRAPLAPPALALAVAAAGVATLVAGDVAGAVPAGLSRATTGLVGLAAVLLAAGLHRRLRGAWAATVVSSAAVAVSALSHGEQVCAAAATALLVALVLRRAAFHRGRFLPAGAGTALLVPVAATVLVAGAVTWHEALAGETAPTPWWDRLLLVAGAVGMLLGGRWLARTVTAGPRRAPDAGPCPVELARVDDLVARFGSCLSHLAFTGDKRFHFSPTGAAFLMYQVRGRSWVVMGDPVGEDEQVRDLVADFVALVDRHGGRPVFYNVTPDHAQLYRACGLTLAKLGEEAVVDLDGFTLAGKARVGLRNCRNKSQRIGLSVEFVAAADVDPLLPQLREVSQAWLTHRNGREKRFSLGAFDEDYVRRFPLAVVRQDGRITAFATLWTSADGRDVQVDLMRRLPDGPRTVMTYLFVECILWAQEQGCATFNLGMAPLAGLQGEQGPESVWDLLGHLVWTHGERFYNFQGLRTFKQGFAPRWQPCYVASPGGPALTSAMVDVVTLVGGGVRGVLRG
- the fliN gene encoding flagellar motor switch protein FliN codes for the protein MSAMTTTDLTATLREAAQAALAVLPLSAPGTITDIVPVAAAPDLGDEGTAVSANFAGAANGRVTVVVGEETLGTLLMSPEGALDPVDALRPALETVVHSLGQCVLEAGVEGDPAQALRQLDGGAVAVVGAGGETLALIGLTLTAQQDVPAPTATATASAAAAGGPRRTMDLLRDVQMDVTVELGRTHMTVQDLLALTPGSVVELDRAAGSPADILVNGQLIARGEVVVVDEDYAIRITEIVTPEAGA
- a CDS encoding flagellar motor switch protein FliM, coding for MAAETPSTAERTGTRRSRRRGVPVPYDFRRPTKLSRQHARVLEITYEGFCRQWATLLSSTLRTTVQVELDGIQQYSYDEYAASLPMPTVMAVFDPEPLVGAAVLHMDIAFVLSCIERMLGGTGANEQPARQLTDIEAVLARGMVERTLVELASSLLTVTDLKPKLTAIDQNPAFAQAAAATDVMIVSSFHLQVEGASGTATLAMPLDPLSAALTAAELRVASPEELRLRRLMRDRLDDHLENIPVEVSVRMQAAQMRPDEILSLIPGDVLRLPHRAEEPLEVVASGAHVASAVAGSRGAKLACLIVPTPEENAR